The Verrucomicrobiota bacterium genomic sequence TTCTTCCCGCGGCCGGCGCTGCCGCTGGACAATCCCCTCACCGAGGAAGGCGTGGAACTGGGCCGGGAACTTTTCCACGAGCCGCGGCTCTCCCGCAACGACCGGCAATCCTGCGCCTCGTGTCACCAGGCCGACGCTGCGTTCACGGATCGCGACCGGGCGGTGAGCCTGGGCGCGGAGGGTCAGGTGGGCATCCGCAACGCGATGCCGCTCTTCAACCTGGCCTGGAGAAACTCGTTCTTTTGGGACGGGCGCGCGCCGACCCTGCGCGACCAGGTGCTGATGCCCATCGAGAATCCGGTGGAAATGCACGAGGCGCTGACGAACGTGGTGAGAAAGCTGGAAAAGGACACGGGGAAAAAAGGAGACAAGGTGCCGGACGCAACTTCTCACCCTCGCTCCATTTCCCCTCCGCCTCCAAACTACCCAACACTCTTTGCCCGCGCGTTCGGCTCGGAGGAGATCACCGCCGACCGCATCGCGCGCGCCCTCGAGCAGTTTCTCCTGACGCAGGTCTCGCACAACTCGAAGTTCGATCGCAGCCTCGACGGCAGCGCGGAGTTGACCGACGAGGAGAAGCGCGGCTTCGAGTTGTTTCACACCGAGTACGACCCGCGGCGCGGGCAGTTCGGCGCGGATTGTTTTCATTGTCACGGCGGCCCGCTTTTTCAGAGCCAGTTCTTCGCCAACAACGGCCTGGATGCGTTGTTCAAGGACGCCGGGCGCGGCGGGGTGACGGGCAAGTCCTCCGACGAGGGAAAATTCGCCGTGCCTTCCTTGCGCAACATCGCGCGGACCGCGCCTTACATGCACGACGGACGTTTCCGTACCCTCGAGGAAGTTGTGGCCCACTACAGCACCGGCGTGGAACGAAGTGCGACGCTGGACCCGAATCTGGCCAAGCATCCCGACGGCGGCGTGCCCTTGAGCGCGGCGGATCAGCGGGCGCTGGTGGCGTTTCTGAGGACGCTCACGGATGAACGATTTGGTAGTGCAGTCGGAACGTTGGGATTCCGCGAACCATGATTCCCGAGTCAAACCGCGAAACACGCCAAAGACGCGAAAGGGGGGGGTTGTTTTCGCGTCTTTCGCAGTTTCTCCCAAACAGGATGTGCGCGTTGGGCCTCGCTCTCGCACTTCCAGGGGCATCCCTGGCCTCCACCCCCCGAAACATCCTGCTGATCATCGCGGACGATTTTGGAGCCGACAACCTTTCGCTCTACAACACGAACACGGCCGCCAGCCTTC encodes the following:
- a CDS encoding cytochrome C peroxidase, which gives rise to MPALAHELHVQVTPRFANAPLTFDSVTNRTGVGQVVSVTRLDFLVSDAALRRPDGTWISAPARFAYLSGRDGRTRFSLGELPAGNYDRVRFHVGLPAKENHADPATLAPDHPLHPNVNGLHWNWQGGYVFLALEGAWLRADGGRGGYSYHVANDRSLANVELPVAIDLTTNRLLHLALEVDRLWAVRHELEITEATASTHSRAGDVLADQLRDNLSEAFTVLDRASPLLARVSRPVQITLMASNATPYRLRISRFFPRPALPLDNPLTEEGVELGRELFHEPRLSRNDRQSCASCHQADAAFTDRDRAVSLGAEGQVGIRNAMPLFNLAWRNSFFWDGRAPTLRDQVLMPIENPVEMHEALTNVVRKLEKDTGKKGDKVPDATSHPRSISPPPPNYPTLFARAFGSEEITADRIARALEQFLLTQVSHNSKFDRSLDGSAELTDEEKRGFELFHTEYDPRRGQFGADCFHCHGGPLFQSQFFANNGLDALFKDAGRGGVTGKSSDEGKFAVPSLRNIARTAPYMHDGRFRTLEEVVAHYSTGVERSATLDPNLAKHPDGGVPLSAADQRALVAFLRTLTDERFGSAVGTLGFREP